GGCTGGATGCGCGCACCGATTTCCGGCTGGAAAAGCTCCAGGGGGTGCCGATGTGGCTGACGCCGGCGGATGCCGACGCCGACACGGCGCTGGATCGCGCCTGGATCAAAATGACCGGCGGCGCCAAATGCAAGTCGCACGACATTTCGATCAAGGGCCGCACCTTGCACGTACCGTGCTCGGCGCATGGCGTGGCGCGGTTCTCGTTCGCGGATCTCTGCGAGAAGCCGCTCGGCGCATCCGACTACCTGAGGCTCGCGCACGACTATCACACCATCCTGGTCGACCATATTCCAGTGATGGAGTTCGCCCAGCGCAACGCCGCCAAGCGTTTCATCACGCTGATCGATACGCTCTATGACAATGCCGTGAAGCTGATGGCCTCGGCCGAAGCCAATCCGGTGTCGCTGTATCTGGCGAGCGAAGGCAACGAGGCCAACGAGTTCAAGCGGACCTCGTCGCGCCTGATCGAAATGAGCTCGGAATCCTATCTGGCGCTGCCTCACGGCCGGAAGGATTCCACTGCCAGCGGCTCCACCAAGGGGCTGGTGGAGACTTAAGTCCTATTCCCGTCGAAGGTACCGCTGTCATTCCGGGGCGCGACGAAGTCGCGAGCCCGGAATCCATTCGTCCACGGACTCTGAGGCCCGATGGATTCCGGGCTCGCCGCTTCGCGACGCTCCGGAATGACGGCGTTGCTATTGCTGGTCGGAATCTCGGCAAGCCCGACAATTGAGCATTCGGCGACTTGAACGGGGGAGGCGAAAGGGATAACCACCCCTCTCAGTTTTCCCCTCCTTACGTGTCTAAAGGACAGGTTCACATGGCGCGCGACAAGATTGCTTTGATTGGCTCCGGTCAGATCGGCGGAACGTTGGCTCATCTCATCGGCCTGAAAGAGCTGGGCGACGTGGTGATGTTCGACATTGCCGAGGGCGTGCCGCAGGGCAAGGCGCTCGACATCGCGCAGTCCTCGCCGGTCGACGGCTTCGACGCGCACTACACCGGCGCCAACTCCTACGAGGCGCTCGACAACGCCAAGGTCTGCATCGTCACCGCCGGCGTGCCACGCAAGCCCGGCATGAGCCGCGACGACCTGCTCTCCATCAACCTCAAGGTCATGGAGCAGGTCGGCGCCGGCATCAAGAAATACGCCCCTGACGCCTTCGTCATCTGCATCACCAACCCGCTCGACGCGATGGTGTGGGCGCTGCAGAAGGCCGCGGGTCTGCCGCACAAGAAGGTCGTCGGCATGGCCGGCGTGCTGGATTCGGCGCGCTTCCGCTACTTCCTCGCGGATGAGTTCAATGTCTCGGTCGAGGACGTCACCGCCTTCGTGCTCGGCGGCCATGGTGACACCATGGTGCCGCTGGTGCGCTACTCCACCGTCGCCGGCATTCCGCTGCCCGACCTCGTCAAGATGGGCTGGACCTCGCAGGCGCGCCTCGACGAGATCGTCGACCGCACCCGCAACGGCGGCGCCGAGATCGTCAACCTGCTCAAGACCGGCTCGGCCTTCTATGCTCCGGCGGCCTCGGCGATCGCGATGGCCGAGAGCTATTTGAAGGACAAGAAGCGCGTGCTGCCCTGCGCCGCCTACCTCAACGGCGAATACGGCGTGAAGGACATGTATGTCGGCGTGCCGGTCGTCATCGGCTCCAAGGGCGTCGAGCGCGTCGTCGAGATCGAGCTCGGCGGCAAGGACCGCGAGGCCTTCGACAAGTCGGTCGGCGCTGTGCAGGGTCTGGTCGACGCCTGCAAGAAGATCGCACCCGATCTTCTCGGCCGCTAAGCGCGACAATCCCGCCGAAGATCGAAAAACGGTCTTCGGCGGTTTCATTTCCGGACCCCGGCTGGCAGCCGGCGGACGGGTTCCGGGCAAGTCCAGTGATTTCGCAGTCCAGAGATCTCGAACGTATTGAAGAATCCGGGTTGCAGTTCCTGTGGTATATGGTATGCCAGCCACAAGACTGAGGTGGGCCCTGGGGGTCACCGCCCGCGGGTTCAGGGAGCGACCAGATGAATATTCATGAGTACCAGGCCAAGGCGCTGTTGAACGAGTTCGGCGTGCCGATCTCCAAGGGCGTTCCGGTCCTGAAGGCCGCCGATGCCGAAGGCGCGGCCAAGGCCCTGCCGGGCCCGGTCTGGGTGGTAAAGAGCCAGATCCATGCCGGTGGCCGCGGCAAGGGCAAGTTCAAGGAAGCCTCCGCCGGCGATAAGGGCGGCGTCCGCATCGCCAAGTCGACCGCCGAGGTCGCCGAGTACGCCAAGCAGATGCTGGGCGCGACGCTCGTGACCGTGCAGACTGGCCCCGCCGGCAAGCAGGTCAACCGCCTCTACATCGAGGACGGCTCGGACATCGACAAGGAATTCTACCTCTCGATCTTGGTCGACCGCGAGACCTCGCGAGTCTCCTTCGTGGTATCGACCGAGGGCGGCGTCAACATCGAGGACGTCGCGCACAACACGCCCGAGAAGATCGTCACCTTCTCGGTCGATCCGGCGACCGGCATCATGGGCCATCATGGCCGCACCGTCGCCAAGGCGCTGAACCTGTCCGGCGATCTCGCCAAGCAGGCGGAAAAGCTCACCGCGCAGCTCTACGCGGCGTTCGTCGCCAAGGACATGTCGATGCTGGAGATCAACCCGCTGGTCGTGACCAAGCAGGGCCAGCTCCGCGTGCTCGACGCCAAGGTGTCGTTCGACGACAATGCGCTGTTCCGTCATCCCGAGGTGCTCGCGCTGCGCGACGAGACCGAGGAAGATGCAAAGGAAATCGAGGCCTCGAAGTACGACCTCAACTACGTCGCGCTCGACGGCAACATCGGCTGCATGGTCAACGGCGCCGGCCTCGCCATGGCGACGATGGACATCATCAAGCTCTACGGCATGGCGCCGGCGAACTTCCTCGACGTCGGCGGCAGCGCCAGCAAGGAGAAGGTCGCGGCCGCCTTCAAGATCATCACCGCCGACCCGAACGTGAAGGGCATCCTGGTCAACATCTTCGGTGGTATCATGAAGTGCGACGTGATCGCCGAGGGCGTCACGGCCGCCGTGCGCGAGGTCGGCCTCAGCGTGCCGCTGGTGGTTCGCCTTGAAGGCACCAATGTCGAGCTGGGCAAGAAGATCATCCGTGAATCCGGCCTGAACGTGGTGCCGGCCGACAATCTCGACGACGCCGCGCAGAAGATCGTGAAGGCCGTCAAGGGAGGCTAAGGCCATGACCCAAGACCATCTCGCCGCATCATCCCCGTTGCCGGAGCACGCGCGTCTCGCCGCGTTCGCCGGCGAGTGGAATGGCGAGGAGATGGTCTACCCGTCGCGCTGGACCG
The DNA window shown above is from Bradyrhizobium sp. CB1650 and carries:
- the mdh gene encoding malate dehydrogenase — protein: MARDKIALIGSGQIGGTLAHLIGLKELGDVVMFDIAEGVPQGKALDIAQSSPVDGFDAHYTGANSYEALDNAKVCIVTAGVPRKPGMSRDDLLSINLKVMEQVGAGIKKYAPDAFVICITNPLDAMVWALQKAAGLPHKKVVGMAGVLDSARFRYFLADEFNVSVEDVTAFVLGGHGDTMVPLVRYSTVAGIPLPDLVKMGWTSQARLDEIVDRTRNGGAEIVNLLKTGSAFYAPAASAIAMAESYLKDKKRVLPCAAYLNGEYGVKDMYVGVPVVIGSKGVERVVEIELGGKDREAFDKSVGAVQGLVDACKKIAPDLLGR
- the sucC gene encoding ADP-forming succinate--CoA ligase subunit beta yields the protein MNIHEYQAKALLNEFGVPISKGVPVLKAADAEGAAKALPGPVWVVKSQIHAGGRGKGKFKEASAGDKGGVRIAKSTAEVAEYAKQMLGATLVTVQTGPAGKQVNRLYIEDGSDIDKEFYLSILVDRETSRVSFVVSTEGGVNIEDVAHNTPEKIVTFSVDPATGIMGHHGRTVAKALNLSGDLAKQAEKLTAQLYAAFVAKDMSMLEINPLVVTKQGQLRVLDAKVSFDDNALFRHPEVLALRDETEEDAKEIEASKYDLNYVALDGNIGCMVNGAGLAMATMDIIKLYGMAPANFLDVGGSASKEKVAAAFKIITADPNVKGILVNIFGGIMKCDVIAEGVTAAVREVGLSVPLVVRLEGTNVELGKKIIRESGLNVVPADNLDDAAQKIVKAVKGG